From a single Raphanus sativus cultivar WK10039 chromosome 3, ASM80110v3, whole genome shotgun sequence genomic region:
- the LOC108846540 gene encoding wax ester synthase/diacylglycerol acyltransferase 3-like isoform X1: MKKGNDVDREEQEPAANEPLSPVSQLFVLPGLYCVIVLTLGFKTRCNPSAIVEGIKNTWIKLPRFSSKVEMKKNGQAVWVPVTVRVEDHVIVPDLNHFSIENPDQFIEDYTSNIASTPMDMSRPLWEFHVLNIKTSNAKSVGIGKLHHSLGDGVSLMSLLLASSRKVSDPKAPPTTTATKKHADSNAKVWWCIRRFWLMINIIFTTLIELLKFWLTLCFMRDTKTPLMSEPGDIIRPRKYINRIISLDDVKMIKNTMEMKVNDVLLGMTQAGLSRYLSKKSDDDMAPGKKKIRLRGTVAVNLRPDTKIEDLTNMMEKGSKCRWGNFVGIVIFPLWVRCEDDPLEYVRKAKSTMDMKRISMEALILYGLVKCIMKIFGVKAAENIVKRVFGHTTLTFSSVMGPKEEVSLFDHPISYVTATASGGPQALIIHFVSYVDKIIINLAVDTTVIPDPHQLCDDLVESLDIIKLSALEKGGHKVEV; the protein is encoded by the exons atgaaaaaggGTAATGACGTTGATAGAGAGGAGCAAGAGCCAGCAGCAAATGAGCCGCTAAGTCCTGTTTCGCAGTTGTTTGTTTTACCAGGCCTTTACTGCGTCATTGTTTTAACTCTAGGGTTTAAAACTAGATGCAACCCATCTGCCATTGTTGAAGGTATCAAGAACACATGGATCAAGCTCCCTCGCTTCTCTAGCAAAGTG gAGATGAAGAAAAATGGGCAAGCGGTTTGGGTCCCTGTTACTGTTCGAGTAGAAGATCATGTTATTGTACCAGATCTTAACCATTTCAGCATTGAAAATCCTGATCAATTTATTGAAGACTATACGTCAAACATTGCTAGTACTCCAATGGATATGTCCAGACCTTTATGGGAATTTCATGTGCTGAATATAAAGACATCAAACGCAAAATCTGTAGGCATAGGAAAACTACATCATTCACTAGGCGATGGGGTGTCTCTGATGTCTCTTCTACTCGCTAGTTCACGAAAAGTATCAGACCCGAAGGCTCCTCCAACTACAACGGCTACGAAAAAACATGCTGATTCTAATGCTAAGGTTTGGTGGTGTATTAGGAGATTTTGGTTGatgataaatatcattttcacAACTCTCATTGAATTGCTCAAGTTTTGGCTTACTTTATGTTTTATGCGGGATACGAAAACTCCTCTCATGAGTGAGCCGGGAGATATAATTCGACCTAGAAAGTATATCAATAGGATAATAAGCTTGGATGATGTCAAAATGATAAAGAACACAATGGAAATg aaagtAAATGATGTTCTTCTCGGAATGACACAAGCAGGCCTCTCAAGATACTTGAGCAAAAAATCTG ATGATGATATGGCGCCCGGGAAGAAAAAAATCCGTCTTCGTGGTACAGTAGCTGTAAATTTAAGACCAGATACAAAGATCGAG GATCTCACTAATATGATGGAGAAGGGTTCAAAGTGTAGATGGGGAAACTTCGTAGGTATTGTTATATTTCCTTTGTGGGTAAGATGCGAGGATGATCCACTGGAATACGTTAGAAAAGCAAAATCTACTATGGATATGAAAAGAATCTCCATGGAGGCACTTATACTATATGGACTCGTTAAATGTATCATGAAGATATTCGGGGTTAAG GCAGCAGAAAATATTGTCAAAAGGGTATTTGGTCACACAACATTAACATTTTCTAGTGTGATGGGTCCAAAGGAAGAAGTAAGTCTTTTTGACCATCCGATATCTTACGTGACAGCAACCGCATCAGGTGGACCGCAG GCTTTGATCATCCATTTTGTGAGCTACGTAGACAAGATTATCATCAATCTGGCTGTCGACACAACAGTAATTCCAGACCCTCATCAACTATGTGATGATTTGGTAGAATCTCTCGATATCATCAAACTTTCAGCCTTGGAGAAAGGAGGTCACAAAGTGGAGGTTTGA
- the LOC130510024 gene encoding uncharacterized protein LOC130510024 has product MISYRAIFGPNSCGVIQGKGTTCNSEVPKLVNVYFVKGLKANLISVSQLCDDGLTVCFSAIDCRAINQHGVTVLQGVRSGNNCYMWEKKVKCLSAQGNIDLWHRRLGHMNFRNLTNLVCNDLVQGVPKLKIDDKIVCGACNEGKQVKIQHKRVPDVQAKAPLDLVHMDLMGPMQTESIGGKKYVFVLVDDYTRFTWVRFLRKKSEVSESFKIWALQLMNEKGRIRKIRSDHGGEFENEAMTTFLESRGIAHQFAAPWTPQQNGVVERKNRTLQEMGRAMLHGNKIAKRFWAEALITACYTIKRVYVRKGTTKTLYEMWTGDDLGSNEEEEGGSSVATTEVIEEGPIADTVPQPVVQQVHRNHSKSDVNRGIEEGRKTRGKVINFKEMVQFACFVSSIEPKTHTEALRDEYWIVAMEEELEQFTRNDVWELVARPKGVNVVGTKWIFKNKTDEHGEVVRNKARLVAQGYSQIEGVDFEETFAPVARLESIRLFLGMACILNFKVHQIDVKSDFLNGVLQEEVYVEQPKGFEDPVHHDYVYRLKKALYGLKQAPRAWYERLTKFLLEAEYIRGSIDKTLFFKEVEKDIIIVQIYVDDIIFGSTSQKLYFLGLQVSQSEKRVFISQSAYANSLVKRFGMENSKVSKTPMNTSLKLARDEAGEDVDVKLYRESSAGADSGCTYDSDWFWNPKTLWKRAA; this is encoded by the exons atgatcagctaccgggccatattcgggcccaacagctGTGGTGTCATTCAAGGCAAAGGTACAACGTGTAACTCAGAAGTACCTAAATTGGTGAATGTCTACTTTGTCAAAGGATTAAAGGCTAACTTGATCAGCGTGAGTCAACTGTGTGATGACGGACTTACGGTGTGCTTCTCAGCAATTGATTGCCGTGCCATAAATCAACATGGTGTAACAGTGTTACAAGGTGTGAGATCTGGCAATAACTGTTACATGTGGGAAAAGAAGGTTAAGTGCTTGTCAGCTCAAGGGAATATTGATCTATGGCATAGACGTTTGGGACATATGAACTTCAGGAATCTAACGAATCTAGTATGCAACGACTTGGTTCAAGGAGTACCCAAACTCAAGATCGATGACAAGATTGTATGTGGTGCATGTAATGagggaaagcaagtcaagatacAACACAAGAGGGTACCGGATGTTCAGGCAAAGGCACCATTGGATCTAGTTCACATGGATCTCATGGGTCCTATGCAAACCGAGAGTATCGGAGGAAAGAAGTATGTGTTTGTACTAGTAGATGACTACACCAGGTTCACTTGGGTTCGTTTTCTCAGGAAAAAGTCAGAAGTGTCTGAGAGTTTCAAAATCTGGGCGCTTCAACTCATGAATGAAAAGGGAAGAATCAGGAAGATACGCAGTGATCATGGAGGTGAATTCGAGAATGAAGCCATGACTACCTTTCTTGAATCAAGAGGAATAGCTCACCAGTTTGCAGCACCTTGGACacctcagcagaatggagtgGTTGAACGAAAGAATAGAACTCTACAGGAAATGGGAAGAGCAATGCTTCATGGTAACAAGATAGCCAAGAGGTTCTGGGCTGAAGCACTCATCACGGCATGTTACACAATCAAACGTGTGTATGTCAGAAAAGGGACAACAAAGACACTGTATGAGATGTGGACAG GTGATGACTTGGGATcaaatgaagaggaagaaggtggaTCATCTGTAGCTACTACTGAAGTCATTGAGGAAGGTCCTATCGCAGATACCGTACCTCAACCAGTGGTTCAGCAAGTTCATCGCAATCATTCGAAGTCTGATGTGAATAGAGGGATTGAAGAAGGACGAAAAACGCGTGGAAAGGTGATTAACTTTAAAGAAATGGTGCAGTTCGCATGTTTCGTCTCATCAATAGAACCTAAGACACACACTGAAGCACTACGTGATGAATATTGGATTGTCGCAATGGAGGAAGAACTTGAGCAGTTCACCAGGAACGATGTGTGGGAACTTGTTGCTAGACCTAAAGGAGTAAATGTGGTTGGCACTAAATGGATTTTCAAGAACAAGACTGATGAGCATGGAGAAGTAGTTCGTAACAAGGCAAGGCTTGTAgctcaaggatactcacagattgAAGGAGTAGACTTTGAAGAAACCTTTGCCCCAGTTGCAAGATTGGAATCCATTCGGTTGTTTCTGGGAATGGCGTGCATTCTGAACTTCAAAGTGCATCAAATTGATGTGAAAAGTGATTTCCTCAATGGAGTACTTCAGGAGGAAGTTTATGTTGAGCAGCCAAAGGGATTTGAGGACCCAGTGCATCATGACTATGTGTACCGACTCAAGAAAGCACtatatgggttgaagcaagcaCCGCGTGCATGGTATGAACGACTCACAAAGTTTCTGTTAGAAGCGGAGTACATCAGAGGGAGTATAGACAAGACACTATTCTTCAAGGAAGTTGAAAAAGATATAATCATTGTTcaaatctatgtggatgacattatctttGGAAGCACGTCacagaagctg TACTTTCTTGGACTTCAAGTGTCTCAGTCAGAGAAACGTGTCTTCATCTCTCAGAGTGCATACGCTAACAGTTTGGTAAAGCGATTTGGTATGGAGAACTCCAAAGTTTCTAAGACACCCATGAATACATCACTGAAGCTTGCACGAGATGAAGCAGGAGAAGATGTGGATGTCAAGCTCTATCGAG AGAGTAGTGCAGGTGCTGATTCGGGATGTACATATGATTCAGATTGGTTTTGGAACCCGAAAACGCTGTGGAAAAGAGCTGCTTGA
- the LOC108846540 gene encoding wax ester synthase/diacylglycerol acyltransferase 3-like isoform X2 → MKKGNDVDREEQEPAANEPLSPVSQLFVLPGLYCVIVLTLGFKTRCNPSAIVEGIKNTWIKLPRFSSKVEMKKNGQAVWVPVTVRVEDHVIVPDLNHFSIENPDQFIEDYTSNIASTPMDMSRPLWEFHVLNIKTSNAKSVGIGKLHHSLGDGVSLMSLLLASSRKVSDPKAPPTTTATKKHADSNAKKVNDVLLGMTQAGLSRYLSKKSDDDMAPGKKKIRLRGTVAVNLRPDTKIEDLTNMMEKGSKCRWGNFVGIVIFPLWVRCEDDPLEYVRKAKSTMDMKRISMEALILYGLVKCIMKIFGVKAAENIVKRVFGHTTLTFSSVMGPKEEVSLFDHPISYVTATASGGPQALIIHFVSYVDKIIINLAVDTTVIPDPHQLCDDLVESLDIIKLSALEKGGHKVEV, encoded by the exons atgaaaaaggGTAATGACGTTGATAGAGAGGAGCAAGAGCCAGCAGCAAATGAGCCGCTAAGTCCTGTTTCGCAGTTGTTTGTTTTACCAGGCCTTTACTGCGTCATTGTTTTAACTCTAGGGTTTAAAACTAGATGCAACCCATCTGCCATTGTTGAAGGTATCAAGAACACATGGATCAAGCTCCCTCGCTTCTCTAGCAAAGTG gAGATGAAGAAAAATGGGCAAGCGGTTTGGGTCCCTGTTACTGTTCGAGTAGAAGATCATGTTATTGTACCAGATCTTAACCATTTCAGCATTGAAAATCCTGATCAATTTATTGAAGACTATACGTCAAACATTGCTAGTACTCCAATGGATATGTCCAGACCTTTATGGGAATTTCATGTGCTGAATATAAAGACATCAAACGCAAAATCTGTAGGCATAGGAAAACTACATCATTCACTAGGCGATGGGGTGTCTCTGATGTCTCTTCTACTCGCTAGTTCACGAAAAGTATCAGACCCGAAGGCTCCTCCAACTACAACGGCTACGAAAAAACATGCTGATTCTAATGCTAAG aaagtAAATGATGTTCTTCTCGGAATGACACAAGCAGGCCTCTCAAGATACTTGAGCAAAAAATCTG ATGATGATATGGCGCCCGGGAAGAAAAAAATCCGTCTTCGTGGTACAGTAGCTGTAAATTTAAGACCAGATACAAAGATCGAG GATCTCACTAATATGATGGAGAAGGGTTCAAAGTGTAGATGGGGAAACTTCGTAGGTATTGTTATATTTCCTTTGTGGGTAAGATGCGAGGATGATCCACTGGAATACGTTAGAAAAGCAAAATCTACTATGGATATGAAAAGAATCTCCATGGAGGCACTTATACTATATGGACTCGTTAAATGTATCATGAAGATATTCGGGGTTAAG GCAGCAGAAAATATTGTCAAAAGGGTATTTGGTCACACAACATTAACATTTTCTAGTGTGATGGGTCCAAAGGAAGAAGTAAGTCTTTTTGACCATCCGATATCTTACGTGACAGCAACCGCATCAGGTGGACCGCAG GCTTTGATCATCCATTTTGTGAGCTACGTAGACAAGATTATCATCAATCTGGCTGTCGACACAACAGTAATTCCAGACCCTCATCAACTATGTGATGATTTGGTAGAATCTCTCGATATCATCAAACTTTCAGCCTTGGAGAAAGGAGGTCACAAAGTGGAGGTTTGA